A genomic stretch from Rubripirellula reticaptiva includes:
- a CDS encoding DUF1553 domain-containing protein, with the protein MKRTRPSQSPHARRLLAFSLAVFSACEARAVDFVTDIAPIFAQHCIGCHSPGNREGDISLATIADLAANEYVTAGDAAGSYLIELVTGTDGEPPAMPKDAKPLAESEVALLKQWVDQGAKWPQGLTLQESNVDNFDWWSYQPLIRPPVPQISHFWAKSTIDKFILSELNQKGLTPSEPTDRRTLIRRVTYDLIGLPPTPEQVDRFVHDKDPQAFEKLVDRLLQSKHYGERWGRHWLDIVKYADTHGYDKDKLRSNAWPYRDYVIRSFNDDKPYSQFVQEQIAGDVLFPGQPDGILGLGFIAAGPWDHIGHVEVPETKLDGKVARNLDRDDMVSNTLNTFCSVTIQCARCHNHKFDPITQEHYYGLQSLFAAIDRADRTYDLDPEIDQQRIELDTRLAELRKQEKESAEEITELGGPRLAELKKQIAESLAKIKVVKEPQFGYHTGIAKQQDVEKWVEVDLGKGLEVSKIVLRPCHDDFGSIGAGFGFPVRFRVEVLLDGDWKTVLDQTESDFPNPGLSAVKIADVDQTIRNVRITATRLADRKGVFIMALAELQVLQADGTNVALGAKVASGDSIEAPVRWARQNLTDGFWAQGGDPQRQQQLAAEINERDEIMASILTPERSQRDDQIRKEIKDTQDRLSKLPKGKMVYAAATNFQAQGNFKPTKGKPRVIHVLHRGNIQQPGDPSIPGVVPLHESDKFQLDAGLKDDQRRAALARWLTGRDHPLVWRSIVNRIWQYHFGRGIVETPNDFGRMGAKPTHPELLDWLAVEFRDSGESMKSLHRLIVTSNVYQQSSQHITANAEIDAGNQYLWRANRRRLEAEEIRDSILAVSGALDLKMGGPGFYLFALEKTTHSPHYEYHKFDPNDPASHRRSIYRFIVRSQPDPWMTTLDCADSSQSTPRRNETLTSLQALSLLNSTFNLELARLFASRIEQEAGDLETQVQHAVQLALQRPASETEQAELVDYARSHGLPNLCRVLFNLSEFVFSD; encoded by the coding sequence ATGAAACGAACACGACCAAGCCAATCCCCCCACGCCCGACGTCTACTCGCCTTTTCACTTGCTGTTTTTTCGGCGTGCGAAGCGCGAGCAGTCGATTTTGTAACAGACATCGCACCGATATTTGCTCAGCATTGCATAGGCTGCCATTCGCCGGGGAACAGGGAAGGTGACATCTCGTTGGCGACGATCGCCGATCTCGCTGCGAACGAGTACGTGACGGCTGGAGATGCTGCCGGTAGCTACCTGATCGAGCTTGTCACCGGGACCGACGGTGAACCGCCCGCGATGCCGAAAGACGCAAAGCCACTGGCAGAAAGTGAAGTGGCATTACTTAAGCAGTGGGTCGACCAGGGAGCGAAATGGCCGCAAGGATTGACGCTTCAAGAGTCGAACGTCGACAACTTTGATTGGTGGTCTTACCAGCCATTGATCCGCCCGCCAGTTCCGCAGATCAGCCATTTCTGGGCAAAGTCGACCATCGACAAGTTCATTCTAAGTGAGTTGAATCAGAAGGGGCTTACTCCTTCCGAGCCGACCGATCGCCGCACGTTGATTCGCCGAGTGACCTATGACCTGATCGGACTTCCACCGACTCCCGAGCAGGTCGATCGGTTTGTCCACGATAAGGATCCCCAGGCTTTTGAAAAACTAGTCGATCGCCTGCTTCAGTCGAAACACTACGGCGAACGGTGGGGGCGTCACTGGTTGGATATTGTCAAGTACGCCGATACTCATGGCTATGACAAGGACAAGCTACGCAGCAATGCATGGCCCTATCGTGATTATGTGATTCGATCATTCAACGACGACAAACCTTACTCGCAGTTCGTGCAAGAGCAGATTGCCGGAGACGTTTTGTTTCCGGGGCAGCCGGACGGAATTCTGGGACTCGGTTTCATCGCCGCCGGACCGTGGGATCACATCGGGCACGTGGAAGTTCCGGAAACAAAACTTGATGGCAAGGTGGCTCGCAATCTCGACCGTGACGACATGGTGTCCAACACGCTGAACACATTCTGCAGTGTGACCATTCAGTGTGCCCGCTGCCACAATCACAAGTTCGATCCGATCACACAGGAACATTACTACGGACTGCAATCGCTGTTTGCTGCCATCGACCGTGCCGATCGCACCTACGATCTGGATCCTGAGATCGACCAGCAACGTATCGAGCTGGATACTCGGCTGGCAGAGTTGCGGAAACAAGAGAAAGAGTCTGCTGAGGAAATCACTGAATTAGGCGGCCCCAGGCTGGCTGAACTCAAGAAACAGATTGCAGAGTCCCTGGCGAAAATCAAAGTCGTCAAAGAACCGCAGTTCGGCTATCACACCGGCATCGCAAAACAGCAAGATGTCGAAAAGTGGGTGGAGGTCGATCTCGGAAAAGGGCTTGAAGTTTCAAAGATTGTGCTGCGCCCGTGCCATGATGATTTCGGAAGTATTGGCGCAGGCTTTGGATTCCCCGTTCGTTTTCGTGTCGAAGTGTTACTGGACGGTGATTGGAAGACCGTTCTGGACCAAACGGAATCCGACTTTCCCAACCCGGGATTGTCCGCCGTGAAAATTGCGGATGTCGACCAGACGATTCGTAACGTTCGCATCACGGCGACCCGGCTAGCCGATCGTAAAGGGGTCTTCATCATGGCGCTCGCCGAGCTGCAGGTTCTGCAAGCTGACGGCACCAATGTCGCATTGGGGGCCAAGGTCGCGTCAGGCGATTCGATTGAAGCGCCGGTGCGGTGGGCACGCCAGAACCTGACGGATGGATTTTGGGCTCAAGGTGGCGATCCGCAGCGGCAGCAACAGCTCGCTGCGGAAATCAATGAGCGCGACGAGATCATGGCATCGATCCTGACGCCCGAGCGAAGTCAGCGGGACGATCAGATTCGAAAGGAAATCAAAGACACACAGGACCGTCTGAGCAAATTGCCAAAGGGAAAGATGGTCTACGCGGCCGCAACAAACTTCCAAGCTCAAGGCAATTTCAAGCCCACCAAGGGCAAGCCGCGCGTGATCCACGTGCTCCATCGTGGCAACATCCAACAGCCCGGCGATCCCTCTATACCCGGCGTCGTGCCGCTTCATGAGTCCGACAAGTTCCAGTTGGACGCGGGACTCAAAGATGATCAGCGTCGCGCGGCGCTGGCGCGTTGGCTGACCGGCAGAGATCACCCGTTGGTATGGCGATCGATTGTGAATCGGATCTGGCAATATCATTTCGGGCGTGGAATCGTCGAAACGCCGAACGACTTTGGTCGGATGGGGGCCAAGCCGACTCATCCCGAGCTGCTGGATTGGCTGGCGGTTGAGTTCCGCGACTCGGGTGAGTCGATGAAGTCGCTGCACCGATTGATCGTCACCAGTAATGTTTACCAGCAGTCATCGCAACACATCACTGCGAACGCGGAAATTGATGCAGGTAATCAATACCTGTGGCGAGCCAATCGCCGCCGCTTGGAGGCGGAAGAAATCCGAGATTCGATTCTGGCCGTCAGTGGTGCACTGGATCTGAAGATGGGCGGCCCCGGCTTTTATCTGTTTGCGCTGGAGAAGACGACACACTCGCCACATTACGAGTATCACAAATTCGATCCCAATGACCCTGCTTCACATCGCCGTAGCATTTACCGATTCATCGTGCGTTCTCAGCCCGATCCTTGGATGACCACGCTCGATTGCGCCGATTCGTCGCAAAGTACGCCCCGACGCAACGAAACGCTAACGTCGCTCCAAGCGCTCTCGCTGCTTAACAGCACATTTAACCTGGAACTGGCCCGGCTGTTTGCATCACGCATCGAACAAGAAGCCGGCGACCTGGAAACCCAGGTTCAGCACGCGGTGCAACTGGCCCTGCAACGCCCTGCCAGCGAAACAGAGCAGGCGGAACTCGTCGACTACGCTCGTTCTCATGGACTGCCGAATTTGTGTCGCGTTCTGTTTAACCTGAGTGAATTTGTGTTTTCGGACTGA
- a CDS encoding DUF1501 domain-containing protein: MQNRRDFLLSGGAGFGSLALATMLQEDSQASSDGVVSVLHHPPKAKRVVQLFMAGAASHIDLWDHKPMLEKHHGEDSDFGEHVEAFQNGLGPWMKSPFKFSRHGESGKMISEVVAPLGSCIDDIAFVHNMVGKTGVHSQATYLQATGFQRPGFPGMGSWISYALGSINEDLPTFVVLPDHRGFASNGPKNWGSAFLPASSQGTAIFPQRDNPIEDLLPHADYVTKAGDRDGLNLLNRMNRRYQQQRESDSRLDARIRSYELAARMQLSAPEALNISGEPKHVMKMYGLDRPGATYPNQINHAEEAEYFGRKCLIARRLLERGVRFVQIWSGNDNGFPRRNWDSHEDIQRDHGPLARGMAVGTAALLKDLKQSGLLDETIVLWTTEFGRMPSTQGSKGRDHNPYVFTNWISGGGIKGGVTHGESDQWGYKPLDRSSPTQVYDIHATILHLLGIDHTRLTVRHDGIDRRLTDVHGHVIKDILT; encoded by the coding sequence ATGCAAAATCGACGTGACTTTCTATTGAGCGGCGGCGCCGGATTCGGCAGCCTCGCGCTTGCGACGATGCTGCAGGAAGATTCTCAAGCATCATCCGATGGCGTGGTGAGTGTTTTGCACCATCCGCCGAAAGCAAAACGAGTGGTGCAATTGTTCATGGCGGGAGCCGCCAGCCATATCGACCTGTGGGATCACAAACCGATGCTGGAAAAGCATCACGGCGAAGATTCCGATTTCGGTGAACACGTAGAGGCGTTTCAGAACGGACTTGGTCCATGGATGAAATCACCCTTCAAGTTTTCTCGGCACGGCGAGTCGGGAAAGATGATCAGCGAGGTCGTCGCGCCGCTCGGTTCTTGTATCGATGACATCGCGTTTGTGCATAACATGGTCGGCAAGACCGGTGTGCATTCCCAAGCAACCTATCTGCAAGCAACCGGATTCCAACGCCCCGGCTTTCCCGGCATGGGCTCGTGGATCAGTTACGCGTTGGGTTCGATCAACGAGGACCTGCCGACGTTCGTCGTCTTGCCCGACCATCGCGGTTTTGCGAGCAACGGTCCGAAGAATTGGGGATCAGCGTTTTTGCCAGCCAGCTCGCAAGGCACAGCGATCTTTCCTCAGCGTGACAATCCAATCGAGGATCTGCTGCCTCACGCAGATTACGTGACCAAAGCGGGAGACCGCGACGGGCTCAATCTATTAAACCGTATGAACCGGCGTTATCAACAGCAACGCGAATCCGATTCACGACTCGACGCACGAATCCGTTCTTATGAATTGGCAGCTCGCATGCAGCTTTCCGCCCCGGAAGCTTTGAACATTTCCGGCGAACCGAAGCATGTCATGAAAATGTATGGACTTGATCGACCTGGCGCTACCTATCCCAACCAAATCAACCATGCTGAAGAAGCAGAGTACTTTGGTCGTAAGTGCCTGATCGCTCGAAGATTGCTTGAACGAGGTGTGCGATTCGTACAAATTTGGTCTGGCAACGACAACGGTTTTCCGCGGCGCAACTGGGACTCGCATGAAGATATCCAGCGCGATCACGGTCCTCTGGCGCGAGGAATGGCTGTCGGGACCGCGGCGCTGCTGAAGGACCTGAAGCAAAGCGGCCTGCTGGACGAGACGATTGTCCTGTGGACCACCGAATTTGGCCGCATGCCAAGTACTCAAGGAAGCAAGGGGCGCGACCACAATCCGTATGTGTTTACCAATTGGATCTCAGGCGGTGGCATCAAGGGAGGCGTGACCCATGGTGAGTCAGATCAGTGGGGCTACAAACCGCTTGATCGAAGCAGTCCGACTCAGGTCTACGACATTCACGCCACCATTTTGCACTTGCTCGGCATTGACCACACGCGGTTGACCGTTCGGCATGACGGCATCGATCGTCGCCTGACCGACGTCCATGGACATGTAATCAAGGACATTTTGACGTGA
- a CDS encoding DUF1592 domain-containing protein: protein MNDSIFSSRRWSFAKVKPHLSHSFATTDVFPMSRLCFVVLAFVSPVVSVSAAESFEAFLTKNCVRCHGADREEGDMRIDRLSHDFKAAVDTHHWAETLDKVNSGEMPPEDEPQPTQDEIAAFVMNLNSRLQEGRAARMAVRPAVAHYRLSRKEYQNTVYDLLGVRYDPAKPGELNEDTLWHGYERIGSQLSLSPSHVDRYYHAADIVLDRAFPAAASKTHKVRKTAAELRYGGGKSQQEALDRFGIKRPLRYLLFPGRVQNALSSNWFGKTGPEHSGLYKLRLQASGIRPPGGQPAHLSIGKQTSEETVDGLVEFDIRAPEDSPQVYEFDVFLEMPASLDFSVVVTDVVDRRSGAAFRNALTSRGGYVFTHSSETALLNPNAPQMFDGDGNGIFSTVLLDWIEWEGPLVTEAEKSRRNDVLPPDDATAKVVAEHLQRFAQRAWRRPVEQEELEDYLETYRIEREAGEKATDAYRIALQGVLTSRNFIYLVEGDPVARERLTDSELASRLSYFLWSSMPDNGLLLAARNGSLCTTDLQSDAPRTDKMSVVLAQQVDRMLMDSRVNRFIDDFARQWLQLHRVGMFPPDKKLYPGYDDWLETSTRAEPVEYFREMLANNLPIDSFLDSDWTMANARLCDFYGLPEPRTGGFQRVSLKPEDHRGGLLTMGAVLGLTSDGTRHRPVHRGVWVSESIFNSSPPSPPANVDPIEPIPPKGTKITIRQRIEAHAKNASCAACHRNIDPLGLAFDQYDAIGQWRTHERVPTGVGEDPMVDASGLMADGRSFTDSVQFKQLLLEDRDKVARAFIEHLCTYALRRVLTVDDEGDLMTIEEEAKKNDYRVKDIVRAVALSELIRKR, encoded by the coding sequence GTGAATGATTCAATCTTCTCGAGTCGCCGCTGGAGTTTCGCCAAAGTGAAGCCACATCTTTCGCACTCCTTCGCCACGACTGACGTGTTCCCTATGTCGCGTTTATGTTTCGTTGTTTTGGCGTTCGTTTCCCCGGTGGTATCCGTGTCTGCTGCGGAATCGTTTGAGGCGTTTTTAACGAAAAACTGTGTCCGCTGTCATGGAGCCGATAGAGAAGAAGGCGACATGCGAATCGACCGGCTGTCGCACGATTTCAAAGCGGCAGTGGACACTCACCACTGGGCTGAGACGCTTGATAAGGTCAACAGTGGCGAGATGCCGCCTGAAGATGAGCCGCAACCAACTCAGGACGAGATCGCGGCGTTCGTGATGAATCTCAACTCTCGGCTCCAAGAAGGGCGGGCAGCCCGCATGGCAGTTCGACCCGCTGTGGCACACTACCGCTTGAGCCGGAAGGAATACCAGAACACGGTCTACGATCTGCTCGGCGTGCGCTACGATCCGGCCAAGCCGGGGGAGCTAAACGAGGACACGCTGTGGCACGGTTATGAACGTATCGGGTCGCAGCTTTCGCTCTCGCCATCGCATGTCGATCGCTATTACCACGCGGCGGACATCGTGCTCGACCGCGCGTTTCCTGCCGCTGCCAGTAAGACTCACAAAGTCCGCAAGACAGCAGCAGAGTTGCGATATGGTGGTGGGAAGAGTCAACAGGAGGCGTTGGACCGATTCGGCATCAAGCGACCGCTTCGTTACCTCCTCTTCCCCGGTCGGGTCCAAAACGCGCTTTCGTCCAACTGGTTTGGAAAGACCGGTCCGGAACACAGCGGACTTTACAAGCTCCGCCTTCAGGCCAGCGGAATTCGCCCGCCCGGCGGCCAGCCGGCCCACCTGAGTATCGGCAAGCAAACCAGTGAGGAGACCGTTGATGGCCTCGTTGAATTCGACATTAGAGCACCCGAGGACAGTCCGCAGGTTTATGAGTTCGACGTATTTCTTGAGATGCCGGCGTCTCTAGATTTCAGCGTGGTGGTCACCGATGTTGTGGACAGAAGAAGCGGCGCCGCCTTCCGCAACGCGCTCACCAGCCGAGGCGGCTATGTCTTCACGCACAGCAGCGAGACCGCGCTCCTGAACCCCAACGCTCCCCAGATGTTCGACGGCGACGGGAACGGCATCTTCTCGACAGTGCTGCTCGATTGGATCGAGTGGGAAGGGCCGCTAGTAACAGAAGCGGAGAAGTCACGGCGCAATGATGTGCTGCCGCCCGATGACGCGACTGCGAAAGTGGTTGCGGAGCATCTGCAACGCTTCGCCCAGCGCGCCTGGCGGCGGCCGGTAGAGCAGGAAGAGCTGGAGGACTATCTGGAAACTTACCGGATCGAACGCGAGGCGGGCGAAAAGGCGACCGATGCCTATCGGATCGCGCTGCAGGGCGTACTGACGTCCCGAAACTTTATCTATCTGGTCGAGGGCGATCCAGTCGCTCGCGAACGTCTCACGGACTCGGAACTCGCCTCGCGGCTATCGTATTTCCTTTGGAGTTCGATGCCCGACAACGGTCTTCTCTTAGCTGCTCGCAACGGCTCCCTATGTACGACGGACCTTCAGTCCGACGCTCCCCGAACAGACAAGATGTCCGTCGTACTGGCGCAACAGGTGGACCGGATGTTGATGGACAGCAGGGTCAACCGATTCATCGACGACTTCGCGCGGCAGTGGCTGCAGCTGCACCGCGTGGGCATGTTTCCGCCGGACAAAAAGCTCTACCCCGGCTATGACGACTGGCTCGAGACGAGTACGAGGGCTGAGCCGGTTGAGTACTTCCGCGAGATGCTCGCGAACAACCTGCCCATCGATAGCTTCCTCGATTCCGACTGGACCATGGCCAACGCTCGGCTCTGCGATTTCTACGGATTGCCCGAACCCAGAACGGGCGGCTTCCAACGCGTCTCGCTCAAGCCCGAGGACCATCGCGGCGGTCTGCTCACGATGGGCGCGGTGCTCGGGCTGACTTCGGACGGAACCCGACACCGCCCGGTGCATCGCGGCGTATGGGTGAGTGAATCGATCTTCAACAGCTCTCCACCATCACCTCCGGCCAATGTGGATCCGATCGAGCCCATTCCCCCCAAGGGAACCAAGATCACGATCCGCCAACGAATTGAAGCACACGCGAAGAACGCGAGTTGTGCCGCCTGCCATCGCAACATCGATCCGCTGGGACTGGCCTTCGACCAATACGATGCCATCGGTCAGTGGCGCACCCACGAGCGAGTTCCAACGGGTGTGGGTGAGGATCCGATGGTGGATGCCTCCGGATTGATGGCCGACGGACGTTCGTTCACCGATTCTGTCCAATTTAAACAACTTCTGCTCGAAGACCGCGACAAGGTCGCGCGAGCCTTCATCGAACACCTTTGCACCTACGCCCTCCGCCGCGTGCTGACCGTGGATGACGAAGGCGATCTCATGACGATTGAAGAAGAAGCGAAGAAGAACGATTACCGAGTCAAAGACATCGTGCGTGCGGTGGCCTTGTCGGAATTGATTCGAAAACGCTAA
- a CDS encoding FAD-dependent oxidoreductase, protein MNTWFKIAICFMGLLSGEVSAQDDRSPSTETHSTDVIVYGSTPGGFCAAIAAAREGASVILLEPTDHVGAMNTGGLSHCDSNQMVRSTLMGLFDEWHMRVVRDYTDRGLRAPYNPSKKDQSRWTFEPHVAMRVTMKMLEEAGVIVLTKRYLESVTKDGPRITSIVTKNGTFTARAFVDGTYEGDLMAAAGVDWVIGREGRDEYDESLAGKQYPKKKMNISGFNETGVSLPLVTTEDAGAEREGDSRVMTYSFRLCLTMDPKNRVPIPKPANYAPSRFQVVRRALKAGEKRIGFDLYPLPGNKLDGNNSIGGQFSIGLVGGGNNWHSADEAGRKQIWEAHKQYTLEFIHFLTTDPAVPEGIRNKYAELGLCKDEFASYGHFSPALYVRESRRMQGMYVISQKDILKEPRKDDPIAISSFPIDSHDVQRVALKDGGVMNEGTIFPVRRIPGQGYAYHVPYRAILPKPEQCDNLLVPVALSCTHVGISSLRIEGAWMVIGQGAGVAAALAAKDNVAVQELEYTKLRARLLVQNQALELPDVSDLPTVDGSIAAKSLSGIVLDDTQAKLSGNWSRSTNFKPYIESGYVFSGEKGSTAKGDGKASATFRFKVPKSGRYQLLMAYSAHQTRAKNVPVTVSYASHRQDILVDQTVPHPSGKHFRPIDTLELEANTETVIQITNTSTDGFVILDALQLLPIDRNAKTN, encoded by the coding sequence ATGAATACTTGGTTCAAAATCGCGATTTGTTTCATGGGTCTTCTAAGTGGTGAAGTGAGCGCCCAGGACGATCGATCACCATCCACGGAAACCCATTCGACAGACGTCATCGTCTATGGTTCGACACCCGGCGGCTTTTGTGCCGCGATCGCTGCTGCTCGTGAAGGCGCGTCGGTCATTCTGCTGGAGCCAACCGATCATGTTGGCGCGATGAATACAGGAGGGCTCAGCCACTGCGACTCAAACCAGATGGTCCGAAGCACCTTGATGGGACTCTTCGACGAGTGGCACATGCGCGTGGTTAGAGACTACACCGATCGTGGGCTGAGGGCACCATACAACCCGTCGAAAAAGGACCAGTCGCGGTGGACTTTCGAACCACATGTCGCGATGCGTGTGACGATGAAAATGCTTGAAGAAGCCGGGGTCATTGTGTTGACCAAACGCTATCTCGAATCGGTCACAAAGGATGGTCCGCGGATCACTTCGATTGTCACCAAGAACGGCACGTTTACCGCCAGAGCTTTTGTTGATGGCACATACGAAGGCGACCTGATGGCAGCGGCGGGAGTCGATTGGGTGATCGGGCGCGAAGGGCGGGACGAGTACGACGAGTCGCTGGCGGGCAAGCAGTATCCCAAGAAAAAAATGAACATCAGCGGATTCAATGAAACTGGAGTATCGTTGCCACTAGTCACCACCGAGGATGCGGGTGCCGAGCGGGAAGGTGATAGCCGAGTCATGACGTACAGCTTTCGACTTTGCCTGACCATGGACCCGAAGAATCGCGTCCCGATACCAAAGCCAGCAAACTACGCCCCGTCACGGTTTCAAGTCGTGCGTCGCGCATTGAAGGCGGGAGAGAAACGCATTGGTTTTGACCTCTACCCACTGCCGGGAAACAAACTCGATGGCAACAATTCGATCGGTGGACAGTTCTCGATCGGGTTAGTCGGTGGCGGGAACAACTGGCATTCAGCTGACGAAGCAGGCCGGAAGCAGATATGGGAAGCACACAAGCAGTACACGCTTGAGTTCATCCACTTCCTGACGACCGACCCGGCCGTGCCCGAGGGCATACGCAACAAATATGCGGAACTCGGTCTGTGCAAAGACGAGTTTGCGAGCTATGGCCACTTCTCTCCTGCGCTCTACGTTCGAGAATCGCGTCGCATGCAGGGCATGTATGTCATCAGCCAAAAGGACATCCTAAAGGAGCCACGCAAAGATGACCCCATCGCCATCTCGTCGTTCCCGATCGACTCACACGACGTCCAGCGAGTCGCGTTGAAAGACGGTGGAGTCATGAACGAGGGGACGATCTTCCCTGTGCGGAGAATCCCGGGTCAGGGATACGCCTACCATGTGCCCTACCGCGCGATCCTGCCGAAGCCTGAGCAGTGCGACAACTTGCTAGTGCCGGTCGCGCTGTCATGCACGCACGTCGGAATTTCGTCGTTGAGGATCGAAGGCGCGTGGATGGTGATTGGCCAAGGCGCTGGCGTTGCAGCGGCACTGGCAGCAAAAGACAACGTGGCAGTGCAGGAACTCGAGTACACGAAATTGCGCGCGCGACTTCTGGTTCAAAACCAGGCTCTGGAGCTGCCGGACGTGTCCGACTTGCCGACGGTGGACGGCTCCATTGCCGCGAAGTCCCTTTCGGGAATTGTACTCGACGATACGCAAGCGAAGCTGTCAGGCAACTGGTCTCGATCTACGAATTTCAAACCGTACATCGAAAGTGGATACGTCTTCAGCGGAGAAAAAGGTTCAACAGCAAAGGGCGATGGCAAAGCCAGCGCGACCTTTCGATTCAAAGTACCGAAGTCCGGTCGCTATCAGTTGCTCATGGCTTACTCGGCTCACCAGACCCGAGCGAAGAATGTCCCCGTTACGGTTTCTTATGCATCTCACCGTCAAGACATCTTGGTTGATCAGACCGTCCCACACCCAAGCGGCAAACACTTTCGTCCAATCGACACGCTCGAACTCGAAGCGAACACCGAAACCGTTATACAAATCACGAACACGAGCACGGATGGATTTGTGATTCTAGACGCTCTGCAACTGTTGCCGATCGATCGCAATGCGAAAACCAATTAG
- a CDS encoding DUF1552 domain-containing protein, protein MSHFLSQSWLIDRRHALRAMGTCISLPFLECMIPLRAAESESASPRRSAFIYLANGVHSLNYQVTTPGKDYQFSRSLKPLEKYRQVITPVSGLHHPGSLGHHHNCIDIWLTGGTIGPSARNSISVDQKMAEVTAPHTRYPSMEIALTQGSLAWTADGVQLPAMRRCSEIFASMFVEPKGGIAAQRRALRLKASVLDDNLAEVRRLEQKMGAADKGRLDQYLTSVREAEIRARRADTWLDTPLPEISDADRKRTNRDIPKTQAGDYFRTVYDLMVLAFQTDVTRVATFSLGGEGDAFAIPEIGITESRHQLSHHGGDEGYMEKLTNYDTFAIEQFGYFLSRLEETKDVNGRPLLGSTMALFGSGMSYGHSHGNANLPLVFAGGSDLGLKHGSHLDFNQGHFNGYQLEKPGEHYGLCSRPANPDAHMSNLLLTMAQRMGVETDTFGDSNRVIEI, encoded by the coding sequence ATGAGTCACTTCCTTTCCCAATCGTGGTTGATCGACCGCCGACACGCCCTGCGCGCGATGGGCACTTGCATCTCGCTACCATTTTTGGAATGCATGATTCCGCTGCGCGCGGCGGAATCGGAAAGCGCCTCGCCTCGGCGCAGCGCCTTCATCTATCTCGCCAATGGCGTCCATTCACTAAACTATCAGGTCACGACACCGGGCAAGGATTACCAATTTTCCCGGTCACTTAAGCCATTGGAAAAGTATCGTCAGGTCATCACTCCTGTCAGCGGTTTACATCATCCGGGAAGCCTCGGGCATCATCACAACTGCATCGACATCTGGCTGACCGGCGGAACGATCGGCCCTTCGGCCCGCAATTCCATCTCCGTGGATCAGAAGATGGCCGAAGTCACCGCGCCGCATACCCGCTACCCTTCCATGGAGATTGCCCTGACGCAGGGCTCCCTCGCCTGGACCGCGGACGGCGTGCAGCTTCCTGCGATGCGTCGTTGCAGTGAAATATTCGCATCCATGTTCGTGGAACCGAAAGGCGGCATCGCTGCCCAGCGAAGAGCTTTGCGTCTTAAAGCCAGCGTTCTCGATGATAACCTCGCGGAAGTGCGTCGGCTCGAGCAAAAGATGGGAGCGGCCGACAAAGGACGACTCGACCAATACCTTACTTCGGTTCGTGAGGCGGAGATCCGCGCGCGACGGGCCGATACGTGGCTCGATACGCCGCTGCCTGAGATCTCCGATGCCGATCGCAAACGCACCAACCGCGACATCCCAAAGACTCAAGCGGGCGACTATTTCCGAACCGTCTATGACCTCATGGTGCTCGCCTTTCAAACGGACGTCACCCGAGTTGCTACCTTTAGCCTGGGCGGCGAAGGAGACGCCTTTGCCATTCCGGAAATTGGCATCACCGAGTCCCGCCATCAACTCAGTCACCACGGCGGTGATGAAGGCTACATGGAGAAGCTCACCAACTACGACACGTTCGCCATTGAGCAGTTCGGCTACTTTCTCTCGCGCCTCGAGGAGACGAAGGACGTCAATGGCCGGCCGCTGCTTGGTTCGACGATGGCTCTGTTTGGCAGCGGCATGTCCTATGGGCATAGCCACGGTAACGCCAACCTTCCTCTCGTCTTCGCCGGTGGTTCGGACCTTGGCCTGAAGCACGGCAGCCATCTCGACTTCAATCAAGGGCACTTCAACGGATACCAACTCGAGAAGCCCGGCGAACACTACGGACTCTGCAGTCGCCCCGCGAACCCGGACGCTCACATGAGCAACCTTTTGCTGACGATGGCCCAACGCATGGGTGTGGAGACTGATACTTTTGGTGATAGCAACAGAGTGATCGAAATCTAA